The following coding sequences are from one Culex quinquefasciatus strain JHB chromosome 1, VPISU_Cqui_1.0_pri_paternal, whole genome shotgun sequence window:
- the LOC6048957 gene encoding venom protease — MMLFLGLIIISLTSVLGVNNRNIHEGESCQLPNANPGVCRKIMDCLHRDPRSPSTLCKSSGHFRVVCCPPDAIAQAKSMCELIPIHVESRIKPHIVGNAEIAEVGEFPFMGLLMYNDPTMRCGAVLITNKLLLTAAHCFRRENATQVRLGTNAATDEGAEPYGIASIVTHPDYKPKKKQQLSIMADLAIVKLAEEADPDEPYIAPLCLCRALEDLPPSKNLTIVGWGTTDTSTKSTADTLMKGTVQTSSHSKCQESYMKIKKTRITSSHLCAQGDADSRGVHTDACWGDSGGPLVKLEGSKYVLVGIVSSGHHCGLKDFPGVYTRVASYLDWIMNEISRI; from the exons ATGATGTTATTCCTTGGACTTATAATCATCAGCCTTACCAGTGTGCTCGGTGTAAATAATAGAAACATTCACG AGGGTGAATCCTGTCAATTGCCAAATGCAAATCCTGGAGTTTGCCGCAAAATTATGGACTGCCTCCACAGAGATCCCCGGTCGCCCTCGACGCTTTGTAAGTCAAGTGGGCACTTTCGTGTCGTGTGCTGTCCTCCGGATGCCATCGCGCAGGCGAAGAGTATGTGCGAATTGATTCCAATTCACGTCGAGTCAAGGATAAAACCTCATATTGTCGGTAACGCGGAAATTGCAGAAGTCGGAGAGTTTCCCTTCATGGGACTGTTGATGTACAACGATCCAACGATGCGCTGCGGAGCAGTTCTTATAACGAACAAGCTTTTGCTGACCGCTGCCCATTGCTTCCGGCGAGAAAATGCTACCCAGGTCCGGTTGGGAACCAATGCAGCCACTGATGAAGGTGCTGAACCTTACGGGATAGCAAGCATAGTCACGCATCCGGATTACAAACCGAAGAAAAAACAGCAACTCAGCATAATGGCCGACTTGGCAATTGTTAAACTTGCTGAAGAAGCTGATCCTGACGAACCCTACATTGCTCCACTTTGCCTGTGTAGGGCTTTGGAAGACCTACCTCCTAGCAAGAATTTGACCATTGTTGGATGGGGAACAACTGACACAT CGACCAAATCCACAGCTGATACTCTAATGAAAGGAACGGTACAAACTTCATCGCACAGCAAATGTCAAGAAAGTTATATGAAAATCAAGAAAACCAGAATCACCAGCAGCCACCTGTGTGCCCAGGGAGATGCAGACTCCCGTGGGGTCCACACTGACGCATGCTGGGGAGATTCGGGAGGACCACTGGTGAAGCTCGAAGGCAGCAAGTACGTTCTGGTTGGAATCGTTTCCAGCGGACATCACTGCGGACTGAAAGATTTTCCGGGAGTTTACACCCGCGTGGCGAGCTATCTAGACTGGATTATGAATGAGATTTCTAGAATTTGA
- the LOC6048958 gene encoding kelch-like protein 32, with protein sequence MSAVEVVPIAAAAVGDEGKELNDIVFESFSHTGTILKGLNELRLKGVLVDVTLRTEGKVFRAHRAVLSACSEYFRAMFSDHTRESRLSEINLRNISPLGIELLLDYIYTAKLSLNLANIQEVLSAASYIQLESVVEACLNYLDQQLDLDNYIDVLIISEMYSLKRLNHKVYRFICHHLNVISKSQEFFRLSERQIELILAGDYPVTCTEIEVLGILLRWIQANCDEPPVTDSGGQANYRQLIRNNIRFMDISLQELYNLLCSEEFQFRWIDRYELYDFIMKIGDQQCIKYKISPLNKIQNYRGLELAIIKIGGFDLSGITNEITYCFPGDGVAQHPPATSLGKVKLVRNQSVGEGCSGKIKISYVDRQVKPKRKDVKLNGKWRYLTTIPHIKQSNFGVVVLNNALYVIGGCYDISLEEYIHPFGFRYCPIKNKWETIAPLQQDRCRFSLNVVGHSLIAVGGNSEMDDDGDRSVSTCEQYDPIADKWVYIESLPEYRTQHAGAAFGATLYVSGGLDLYGAVLGSLWSYYSFNEKWEKLPNMLHPRADHVMFTINRKLYVCGGWYEVNGQRVLADSIDCYDLFSKSPTWHTVAKIPTPKYHAGIVAVQEKIYIIGGFCSDDIFRHTAASVECYDVAEDRWHNLRKYPKNIWEHTCANLYIPKYRDDMEVIDDGGNDDEGDGGDESSKDGNGFDRGGSDEEEEEEEDDDDDDDSDNASSTAI encoded by the exons ATGTCTGCCGTGGAAGTGGTTCCGATTGCGGCTGCTGCTGTCGGCGATGAGGGCAAGGAGCTGAACGATATCGTGTTCGAGTCCTTCAGTCACACTGGAACGATTCTGAAGGGCTTGAACGAGCTGCGGCTCAAGGGAGTGCTGGTGGACGTGACGCTACGAACGGAAGGAAAGGTCTTTCGG GCTCACCGTGCCGTCCTGTCCGCGTGCAGCGAGTACTTCCGGGCGATGTTCTCGGATCACACGCGCGAGTCCCGTCTTAGCGAGATAAACCTCCGGAACATTTCCCCGCTCGGCATCGAACTCCTGCTGGACTACATCTACACCGCCAAGTTGTCGCTCAATTTGGCAAATATTCAGGAAGTCCTGTCGGCGGCGAGCTACATCCAGCTGGAATCGGTGGTGGAGGCTTGCCTCAATTATTTGGACCAGCAGCTCGATCTGGACAACTACATCGACGTGCTGATCATCTCCGAAATGTACTCGCTGAAACGGCTCAACCACAAGGTTTACCGATTCATCTGCCATCATTTGAACGTGATCAGCAAGTCGCAGGAGTTCTTCCGGCTGAGCGAGCGCCAAATCGAGCTGATTTTGGCCGGGGACTATCCGGTGACCTGTACGGAGATCGAAGTGCTGGGAATTCTACTGCGCTGGATTCAGGCCAACTGTGACGAGCCACCGGTTACGGACAGCGGAGGACAGGCCAACTATCGGCAGTTGATTCGGAACAACATCCGGTTTATGGACATTTCGCTGCAAGAGCTGTACAATCTGCTCTGCTCGGAGGAGTTCCAATTTCGGTGGATCGATAG ATACGAACTGTACGACTTTATCATGAAGATCGGCGACCAGCAATGCATCAAGTACAAGATATCCCCGCTGAATAAGATTCAGAACTATCGCGGGCTGGAGCTAGCGATCATCAAGATCGGTGGATTCGACCTGTCTGGAATTACAAATGAGATTACTTACTGCTTCCCTGGCGACGGAGTAGCGCAGCACCCGCCAGCGACATCGCTCGGAAAGGTGAAGCTTGTGCGCAACCAATCGGTTGGCGAAGGTTGCAGCGGCAAGATCAAGATCAGCTACGTAGATCGCCAGGTCAAGCCGAAGCGGAAGGACGTCAAGCTGAACGGCAAGTGGCGCTACCTGACGACGATTCCGCACATCAAGCAGAGCAACTTCGGAGTGGTCGTGCTGAACAATGCGCTGTACGTGATCGGCGGCTGTTACGACATCTCACTCGAGGAGTACATCCATCCGTTCGGCTTTCGGTACTGCCCGATCAAGAACAAGTGGGAGACGATCGCACCGCTGCAGCAGGACCGGTGTCGGTTCTCACTGAACGTCGTCGGTCACAGTCTGATCGCAGTCGGTGGCAACAGCGAGATGGACGACGACGGAGATCGGTCGGTGTCGACGTGTGAGCAGTACGATCCCATTGCGGACAAGTGGGTCTATATCGAGTCCCTGCCCGAGTACCGGACCCAGCATGCCGGCGCTGCCTTCGGTGCCACTCTGTACGTTTCCGGAGGGTTAGACTTGTACGGTGCGGTCCTTGGTTCGCTCTGGAGCTACTACAGTTTCAACGAAAAGTGGGAGAAACTCCCAAACATGCTGCACCCTCGCGCGGATCACGTAATGTTCACGATCAACCGGAAGCTGTACGTGTGCGGCGGTTGGTACGAAGTCAACGGCCAGCGCGTCCTCGCCGACAGCATCGACTGCTACGACCTGTTCAGCAAGTCCCCAACCTGGCACACCGTCGCCAAGATCCCGACTCCCAAATACCACGCCGGAATTGTAGCGGTTCAAGAGAAGATCTACATCATCGGTGGGTTCTGCTCGGATGACATCTTTCGCCATACGGCGGCCAGTGTGGAGTGTTACGACGTGGCCGAGGACCGGTGGCACAACCTGCGGAAGTACCCGAAGAACATCTGGGAGCACACGTGCGCGAATTTATACATTCCCAAGTATCGGGACGATATGGAGGTGATCGATGACGGGGGGAATGATGACGAAGGCGATGGTGGTGACGAGAGCAGTAAGGACGGAAATGGGTTTGATCGGGGTGGAAGTGATGAagaagaggaggaggaagaggatgatgatgacgacgacgacagtgATAATGCTAGCAGTACTGCCATTTAA
- the LOC6046979 gene encoding trypsin-5 — translation MLECPEGDRSASARCTSTGQARVVCCPITAQALCIQVPIHRISRAGPHVVGNTENANVGDFPFMGLLKYKDRTKRCGAALITKKHLLTAAHCIRNGKPTHVLLGTNSANDSGAEPYRIARIVMHPKYNSLKSSNDIAIVEMAEEYDTTKEIDPLCLYGSEEDLPSNENLTVVGWGWTNTGTHNVSDILQKGTVRTTNLNSCQTSYKGVKRSITSHHLCAQGEADANGVYTDACKGDSGGPLVKLVDSKYHLLGIVSIGHDCGLKNYPGVYTRVANYLDWIIAQL, via the exons ATGCTGGAATGTCCTGAGGGAGATAGATCGGCTTCGGCGCGCTGTACATCTACCGGACAAGCTCGAGTTGTTTGCTGTCCCATAACCGCACAAGCTTTGTGCATACAGGTTCCAATTCATCGAATCTCAAGAGCGGGTCCTCATGTGGTTGGCAACACCGAAAACGCCAATGTCGGTGATTTTCCCTTCATGGGACTGTTGAAGTACAAAGATCGAACGAAGCGCTGCGGCGCGGCTTTGATCACCAAGAAACACTTGCTAACCGCTGCACATTGCATACGGAACGGGAAACCGACTCATGTCCTGTTGGGAACCAATTCGGCAAATGATTCAGGTGCTGAACCATACCGAATAGCGAGAATTGTTATGCATCCGAAATACAATTCGTTGAAGAGTAGCAACGACATAGCGATTGTTGAAATGGCTGAAGAGTACGACACAACAAAGGAAATTGATCCACTTTGCTTGTACGGATCCGAGGAAGACTTGCCGTCGAATGAAAATTTAACCGTCGTTGGCTGGGGATGGACGAATACAG gtACGCATAACGTTTCCGACATTCTGCAAAAAGGCACGGTGAGAACAACAAACTTAAACAGTTGCCAAACAAGTTACAAAGGAGTTAAACGGTCCATCACGAGCCACCATCTTTGCGCTCAAGGAGAAGCAGATGCCAACGGTGTCTACACAGATGCATGTAAGGGTGATTCCGGAGGACCACTGGTGAAGCTTGTGGACAGCAAATATCACCTGCTTGGCATTGTATCGATTGGCCACGACTGTGGACTTAAAAACTATCCTGGGGTGTACACCCGTGTGGCGAACTATCTGGACTGGATTATAGCACAATTATGA